One segment of Rhodopirellula baltica SH 1 DNA contains the following:
- a CDS encoding sodium:solute symporter family protein, producing the protein MGLIAAVLAYLLLTIAIGLLAARRVGNAQDFMVAGRSLPLYMNFACVFATWFGAETVLSVSATFAGQGLRAIPGDPFGFSICLVLVALFFARAFYRMDLLTIGDFYRKRYGRSIEVLTSVVISASYLGWAAAQLTALGLVISVLGKGIGYETLTINNGIVIGFTIVAFYTVMGGMWSVALTDMIQTFVIIIGLLVVSVYMAHAAGGVSVVIESARESGRLQVFPDWGQSGQWWIYIGGFLTAALGSIPQQDVFQRVTSAKDERTAMTGTLLGGMFYCMFAFVPMFIAYAAVVIDPDHLQQFNSDDLREVQRTLPHAVIQSTPFWVQTVFLGALVSAILSTASGTLLAPSSLIVENVIRPFRSDLDDKNMLRWLRIVLLMFGALALHQALTSNNTMYEMIQQAYSVPLVGALVPLAVGLYWKRATTRGAMASIVSGVATWLAFEYMLPEFLIPSQLMGLAASFLAMVVVSLLDKFENIRPDAVQR; encoded by the coding sequence ATGGGATTGATCGCCGCCGTCCTGGCCTATTTGCTTCTCACGATCGCGATCGGGTTGCTCGCAGCCCGACGCGTCGGCAATGCGCAGGACTTCATGGTCGCGGGACGCTCGCTTCCGCTTTACATGAACTTCGCTTGCGTCTTCGCAACTTGGTTTGGTGCCGAGACCGTGCTTTCGGTTTCGGCCACCTTTGCCGGGCAAGGACTGCGTGCCATCCCGGGCGACCCGTTTGGGTTTTCGATCTGCTTGGTGCTCGTTGCGTTGTTCTTTGCACGAGCCTTCTATCGGATGGACTTGTTGACGATCGGCGATTTCTATCGCAAACGCTACGGACGCTCGATCGAGGTTTTGACGTCCGTTGTGATTTCCGCATCGTATCTGGGCTGGGCCGCAGCTCAGCTCACCGCACTTGGTTTGGTGATTTCGGTCCTTGGCAAAGGCATCGGCTACGAAACATTGACCATCAACAACGGCATCGTGATCGGTTTCACCATCGTCGCCTTTTACACGGTGATGGGCGGCATGTGGTCGGTGGCTTTGACCGACATGATTCAAACGTTCGTGATCATCATCGGTCTGTTGGTGGTGTCGGTGTACATGGCTCATGCGGCCGGCGGTGTATCCGTTGTCATCGAGTCCGCTCGCGAATCGGGGCGTCTGCAGGTCTTTCCCGACTGGGGGCAATCCGGTCAGTGGTGGATCTACATTGGCGGATTCCTGACCGCGGCCCTGGGTTCGATCCCGCAACAGGATGTCTTTCAGCGTGTCACCAGCGCGAAAGACGAACGCACCGCCATGACGGGAACCTTGCTGGGTGGGATGTTCTACTGCATGTTCGCATTTGTCCCGATGTTCATCGCGTACGCGGCGGTCGTGATCGATCCGGATCACTTGCAACAATTCAACAGCGACGACCTCCGCGAAGTCCAGCGAACACTTCCGCACGCGGTCATACAGTCCACCCCGTTCTGGGTGCAAACGGTTTTTCTAGGTGCTCTGGTCTCGGCGATTCTATCTACCGCCAGTGGCACGTTGCTCGCACCGAGCAGCCTGATCGTCGAAAACGTCATCCGTCCGTTTCGGTCCGACCTCGACGACAAAAACATGTTGCGGTGGCTGCGAATCGTCTTGCTGATGTTTGGTGCATTGGCGTTGCACCAAGCCTTGACCAGCAACAACACGATGTACGAAATGATCCAGCAGGCGTACAGCGTGCCGCTCGTTGGTGCCCTGGTTCCCTTGGCCGTTGGGCTCTATTGGAAACGAGCGACCACTCGGGGAGCGATGGCGTCGATCGTGTCCGGCGTGGCAACCTGGTTGGCGTTCGAATACATGTTGCCCGAATTCCTGATCCCCTCGCAACTGATGGGGCTCGCCGCCAGCTTTCTCGCAATGGTGGTCGTTTCGCTGCTGGACAAATTTGAAAACATTCGGCCTGATGCTGTGCAGCGTTGA
- a CDS encoding AlkZ-related protein yields MIKTFGQAYKFVLKSKVCTVFGSKNSPYPSLWDNTDLSEDKPKAGGWSPKVTAVWDWKTRIPQTYPAEVFYGKVRGGDAVLMEMQHFREVHYAEAYQPVHELDVLCQEIFELIRLEADYTGPLRKRAIERLACTKSQFDTALKKLQISLNVVRSNDPKMKNDFWLPMREVHLDIVQQHER; encoded by the coding sequence ATGATCAAGACGTTTGGACAGGCTTATAAGTTTGTGCTGAAGAGCAAGGTCTGCACCGTCTTCGGCAGCAAGAACTCGCCGTACCCGTCGTTGTGGGACAACACCGATTTGTCGGAAGACAAACCCAAGGCGGGCGGTTGGAGCCCCAAGGTGACGGCCGTCTGGGATTGGAAGACTCGCATCCCGCAAACCTATCCCGCGGAAGTTTTCTACGGGAAGGTGCGCGGCGGGGACGCGGTGTTGATGGAAATGCAGCACTTTCGTGAAGTGCATTATGCCGAGGCGTACCAGCCCGTCCACGAATTGGATGTCCTCTGCCAAGAAATCTTTGAGCTGATTCGTTTGGAAGCGGATTACACCGGGCCGCTTCGCAAGCGTGCGATCGAGCGATTGGCGTGCACGAAAAGCCAATTCGACACGGCACTCAAAAAACTGCAAATCAGTTTGAACGTCGTGCGTTCCAACGACCCGAAGATGAAGAACGACTTCTGGTTGCCAATGCGAGAAGTCCATCTCGATATCGTGCAGCAGCACGAGCGGTGA
- a CDS encoding peptidylprolyl isomerase: protein MATASARHILVETEEACQDLKDQIEKGQDFGAIAAEFSSCPSGKSGGALGTFSPGQMVKEFDEVVFSGELGKVHGPVKTQFGYHLIEITQRVD from the coding sequence ATGGCCACTGCAAGTGCACGACATATTCTCGTTGAAACCGAAGAAGCCTGTCAGGATCTGAAAGATCAGATCGAAAAAGGACAGGATTTCGGTGCCATCGCCGCGGAGTTTTCCTCCTGCCCGTCCGGCAAGTCCGGTGGAGCGTTGGGAACGTTCAGCCCTGGCCAAATGGTTAAAGAGTTTGACGAAGTGGTATTCAGCGGTGAACTGGGCAAGGTTCACGGCCCCGTCAAAACTCAGTTCGGCTACCACTTGATCGAGATCACGCAGCGCGTCGATTGA
- a CDS encoding DUF3472 domain-containing protein: MISRLVFQPLLISLVTLLTSQGLSSAKEWSVPVAGNAFRTQPEPGGRSMRRGGSLRLRDSSEVHSVYFHVDDAHTLELGLKGNASDHPATILATVEETKLSCDLQPGSAKTYPLGEIQVENAGYVRVDLQLAPAAGGNPSGSTQITDLVVTSDDADLQLDYVQTNDGNMFYWGRRGPSVHLSYRLPRGTDLTYAYSEIMVPVGEDQMGTYFMANGFGEGYFGMQVNSPTERKVLFSIWSPFRTDNPNEIPDEDRVETLAKGDGVIAKDFGNEGSGGQSFFVYPWEAGKTYRFLTEVKPDGDGNTLYTSWFGDKAKNEWRLVATFRRPKTDKHLTGFHSFLENFSAEQGHLERSAHYGNQWVCDVNGKWHEITRAKFTGDNTARGRHRLDYAGGSQDEHFFLKNCGFFSETVDLDQTFERKSTAGQQPEINWDQLPR; this comes from the coding sequence ATGATTTCCCGACTTGTTTTTCAACCACTCCTGATCAGCCTTGTCACACTCCTGACCTCGCAGGGACTCTCCTCCGCGAAAGAGTGGTCCGTGCCGGTGGCGGGCAACGCGTTCCGCACTCAGCCTGAACCCGGCGGTCGGTCGATGCGACGCGGTGGCTCCCTACGACTCCGCGATTCGAGCGAAGTCCACTCCGTCTACTTTCACGTCGATGACGCTCACACGCTCGAGCTAGGACTGAAAGGCAACGCGAGCGATCACCCCGCGACAATCCTCGCGACCGTCGAGGAAACCAAGCTCTCCTGTGATCTGCAACCAGGATCCGCCAAGACCTACCCGCTCGGCGAAATTCAGGTCGAGAATGCGGGCTACGTTCGGGTCGACCTGCAACTCGCGCCGGCAGCCGGGGGCAACCCTTCTGGATCCACACAAATCACGGATCTGGTGGTGACATCCGACGACGCCGACCTGCAACTCGACTATGTACAAACGAACGATGGCAACATGTTCTATTGGGGACGCCGAGGTCCATCAGTCCACCTCTCCTACCGATTACCACGAGGCACGGATCTGACCTACGCCTACAGCGAGATCATGGTCCCCGTCGGCGAAGACCAAATGGGCACCTACTTCATGGCCAACGGTTTTGGCGAAGGCTACTTCGGCATGCAGGTCAACAGCCCCACCGAACGCAAAGTCCTGTTCTCCATCTGGAGTCCTTTCCGCACGGACAACCCCAACGAGATTCCTGACGAAGACCGAGTCGAGACGCTTGCAAAAGGCGACGGTGTGATCGCCAAGGACTTTGGCAACGAAGGATCCGGCGGGCAAAGCTTCTTTGTCTACCCATGGGAAGCCGGCAAGACATACCGTTTCCTGACCGAAGTCAAACCCGATGGCGATGGCAACACGCTGTACACATCTTGGTTCGGTGATAAGGCGAAGAACGAATGGCGTTTGGTAGCGACCTTCCGACGCCCCAAGACGGACAAGCACCTCACCGGCTTCCACTCCTTCCTCGAAAACTTCTCAGCAGAACAAGGCCATCTGGAACGATCGGCTCACTACGGCAACCAATGGGTCTGCGATGTGAACGGCAAGTGGCACGAAATCACGCGAGCCAAATTCACGGGTGACAACACTGCTCGCGGTCGTCATCGACTGGACTATGCCGGCGGAAGCCAAGACGAACACTTTTTCTTGAAGAACTGTGGCTTCTTCTCGGAGACCGTTGATCTGGATCAAACTTTCGAACGAAAGTCCACCGCAGGCCAGCAGCCTGAAATCAACTGGGATCAGTTGCCACGCTGA
- a CDS encoding phosphatidylserine decarboxylase, whose protein sequence is MDEIVYHDRYTGEDRIEKVYGDKALRWTYGTIAGRLSLSLVVKRTLFSHWYGWRMDQPKTREKIAPFIKEYELDSDEFVRDVDEFANFNEFFFRKLKPEARPIDAAADSVVFPADGRHLCIPDLSKCEGLFVKGEMFDLPTLLQDSALADRYASGSLLLSRLCPVDYHRFHFPAAGVPGESRLINGPLYSVNPIALRQNIHILTSNKRCLTQLETESFGTVLLLEIGATCVGSIQQSYSPGETISKGDEKGYFRFGGSSTMVLFEPGRIQFDADLIENSRQHRELYARMGDHLGNRPANSI, encoded by the coding sequence ATGGATGAAATCGTCTATCACGACCGATACACCGGCGAAGACCGCATCGAAAAAGTGTATGGCGACAAGGCATTGCGATGGACGTACGGCACCATTGCCGGACGTCTTTCGCTTTCGCTGGTCGTGAAACGAACGTTGTTCTCGCACTGGTACGGTTGGCGAATGGACCAACCGAAAACACGCGAGAAGATCGCTCCGTTCATCAAGGAGTATGAACTGGACTCGGATGAGTTTGTCCGCGACGTGGACGAGTTTGCCAATTTCAACGAGTTCTTTTTTCGAAAGCTGAAACCGGAAGCTCGTCCGATTGATGCGGCTGCCGACTCGGTGGTCTTCCCCGCCGACGGCCGTCACCTTTGCATTCCCGACCTATCAAAATGCGAAGGGCTGTTTGTCAAAGGCGAGATGTTTGATCTGCCAACGCTCCTGCAAGATTCCGCCCTCGCCGACCGCTATGCGAGCGGCAGCCTGCTGCTTTCGCGGTTGTGCCCGGTCGACTATCACCGCTTTCACTTTCCCGCCGCCGGTGTCCCCGGTGAGAGCCGTCTGATCAACGGTCCACTCTATTCCGTTAATCCAATTGCCTTGCGTCAGAACATTCACATTCTGACCAGCAACAAACGCTGCCTCACGCAGCTCGAAACGGAATCTTTCGGAACAGTGCTATTGCTTGAAATCGGCGCCACCTGCGTGGGCAGCATCCAACAGAGTTACTCGCCCGGTGAAACCATCTCCAAGGGCGACGAAAAAGGCTACTTCCGATTCGGTGGTTCCTCGACCATGGTTTTGTTCGAACCCGGCCGCATCCAATTCGACGCGGACCTCATTGAAAACTCTCGCCAACATCGCGAACTCTACGCTCGCATGGGCGACCATTTGGGGAATCGACCTGCCAATTCCATCTGA
- a CDS encoding YciI family protein, with protein MPKFMFVYRGGCDEMENASPDEMQKVMQRWMDWIQDGMKAGWLLDGGDGLKPEGATVNPDLSVTDGPFTESKELVGGYSMVQAENLAAAVELAKTSPIIHHKGAIEVRELANVGQPEEA; from the coding sequence ATGCCAAAATTCATGTTTGTTTATCGCGGCGGCTGCGACGAGATGGAAAACGCCTCTCCGGACGAGATGCAAAAAGTCATGCAACGGTGGATGGACTGGATCCAAGACGGGATGAAAGCCGGTTGGTTGCTTGATGGTGGCGACGGACTGAAACCCGAAGGCGCAACCGTCAATCCGGATCTGTCCGTCACGGATGGGCCGTTCACCGAGTCGAAAGAATTGGTTGGTGGCTACTCGATGGTTCAAGCCGAGAATCTCGCCGCCGCAGTGGAACTGGCCAAGACGTCACCGATCATCCATCACAAAGGTGCCATCGAAGTTCGCGAATTGGCGAATGTGGGCCAGCCCGAAGAAGCATGA
- a CDS encoding RNA polymerase sigma factor, protein MTDSSGHLVEHFFRHESAHLIAVLTRAFGIRRINLIEDMVQVAMLEAMNAWKQGGVPDNPTAWIHRATKNRILDALRREKTLAQAISLAGPSLDVQEDTVDHWLSEEQLPDSLLRMMFVCCHPTLNRETQIALTLKTLCGFGYAEIAAGLLLPLETIKKRIARAKRSLCEANVAVELPSPDEIAQRRGVVHDVLYLMFNEGHNTSHGSQPIRDDICEEAARLCHLLSESEHGSRATKALLALMLFQAARLESRTDEQGNVILLEDQDRSKWDRRLITIAQHELAGSKIDSPTTYHWEAAIAMQHCIAPSVEATDWSTIVRFYNRLLEIHRSPIYELNRAIARAQAGQINEALKELQTLQQSGAMQTYLLLDCAIARVHELGNHTSQAIDAYLIALSKAKADHEKQLVETKLRKLQQA, encoded by the coding sequence ATGACCGATTCAAGCGGCCATTTGGTCGAGCACTTTTTTCGGCACGAGTCCGCCCATTTGATTGCGGTGCTGACTCGTGCCTTTGGGATCCGTCGAATCAACTTGATCGAAGACATGGTTCAGGTCGCCATGCTAGAGGCGATGAACGCGTGGAAGCAAGGCGGAGTGCCTGACAATCCAACTGCGTGGATCCATCGCGCCACCAAGAACCGAATCCTGGATGCATTGCGCCGCGAAAAGACGTTGGCACAAGCGATCTCTTTGGCGGGACCATCGCTGGACGTCCAAGAGGACACCGTGGATCACTGGCTAAGCGAAGAACAATTGCCCGACAGCTTGCTGCGGATGATGTTTGTTTGCTGTCACCCAACTCTGAACCGTGAGACGCAGATCGCGCTGACGCTGAAAACACTTTGTGGCTTTGGGTACGCCGAAATCGCTGCCGGATTGTTGCTGCCACTCGAGACGATCAAAAAACGAATCGCTCGTGCCAAACGTTCACTCTGCGAAGCCAATGTCGCGGTGGAATTGCCCAGCCCTGACGAGATTGCACAGCGCCGCGGCGTCGTTCACGATGTGCTGTATCTGATGTTCAATGAGGGACACAACACCTCACACGGATCCCAGCCCATCCGAGATGACATTTGCGAAGAAGCAGCAAGACTGTGTCATCTGCTGAGCGAAAGCGAACATGGCTCGCGCGCCACGAAAGCTCTGCTGGCACTGATGCTGTTTCAAGCAGCCCGCTTGGAATCACGAACCGACGAACAAGGCAACGTGATTCTCCTGGAGGACCAAGACCGTTCGAAATGGGATCGGCGACTGATCACCATCGCGCAACATGAGCTGGCTGGCTCGAAGATTGATTCGCCGACTACGTACCACTGGGAAGCAGCCATCGCGATGCAGCACTGCATCGCCCCAAGCGTAGAAGCCACCGACTGGTCAACGATCGTTCGTTTTTACAATCGCCTGCTTGAGATCCACCGGTCGCCGATTTACGAACTCAACCGAGCCATCGCGAGGGCTCAAGCAGGCCAGATCAACGAGGCACTGAAAGAGCTGCAAACGCTCCAGCAATCCGGTGCAATGCAGACCTATTTGTTGCTGGATTGTGCAATCGCCAGAGTGCATGAACTGGGCAACCACACCTCACAGGCAATTGACGCCTATCTGATCGCGCTGTCCAAAGCCAAAGCTGATCACGAGAAACAACTGGTCGAAACGAAACTGCGAAAGCTACAACAGGCGTAG
- a CDS encoding BON domain-containing protein codes for MRRKYFGLAMAAIATLGPAQAFGGDREIAQQVMQRLKVSRDAGQLKNFNLDMKVNDGVVLFRGTVDGSEQQDLVLAALKDVDGVVNVVNELEVLEAKIYKPKAAAIAAVEPAEAFDFKGALETEAQEVVPGTVSPVAGEAAADSQTRTVAAWENAGGEANSDEAITQSVAAALGKAQSVGHLKDFGVDVNAYDGIVEITGEAASASQRELIAEIARHAPGARGVRDLMSVKAGSNTGLVATPASHRTGGLQPLPPANRGQVQARPVSYGQAGGQMINGEMVVPGSMVTHGAGVPAAPAPMAHAPVMGQPVPMAPAAPVGAPRYDSPNLPNYAWPGYAAYPNYAALTYPQQYSPSAFPYIGPFYPYPQVPLGWRKVSLEWDDGWWFLDFTDK; via the coding sequence ATGCGACGCAAATATTTTGGACTGGCGATGGCCGCGATTGCCACGCTGGGGCCTGCTCAGGCCTTTGGCGGTGATCGCGAGATCGCACAACAAGTCATGCAACGGCTCAAAGTCAGCCGTGATGCAGGCCAGCTGAAGAACTTCAACCTCGACATGAAAGTCAACGACGGCGTGGTATTGTTCCGCGGCACCGTCGATGGCTCGGAGCAACAAGACTTGGTCTTGGCCGCTTTGAAAGACGTCGACGGCGTTGTCAATGTTGTTAACGAACTCGAAGTTCTCGAAGCAAAGATTTACAAACCCAAAGCCGCTGCAATCGCAGCTGTTGAGCCAGCTGAAGCGTTTGACTTCAAAGGTGCTTTGGAAACCGAAGCTCAAGAAGTTGTTCCTGGTACGGTTTCACCAGTCGCCGGCGAAGCAGCCGCTGACTCGCAAACTCGCACCGTGGCTGCTTGGGAAAACGCTGGCGGCGAAGCCAACAGCGACGAAGCAATCACGCAATCGGTCGCCGCTGCTTTGGGCAAAGCCCAATCGGTCGGTCACTTGAAAGACTTCGGCGTCGACGTCAACGCATACGACGGCATCGTCGAAATCACCGGCGAAGCTGCTTCGGCATCGCAACGTGAACTGATCGCCGAAATCGCTCGTCACGCTCCTGGAGCACGCGGCGTTCGCGATCTGATGAGCGTGAAGGCTGGTTCGAACACCGGTTTGGTTGCAACACCTGCTTCTCACCGCACCGGTGGATTGCAGCCTTTGCCACCAGCTAACCGTGGTCAAGTCCAAGCTCGTCCCGTTTCGTACGGACAAGCTGGCGGACAAATGATCAACGGCGAAATGGTCGTGCCCGGTAGCATGGTGACTCATGGAGCCGGCGTGCCAGCAGCACCTGCACCAATGGCTCACGCACCTGTCATGGGACAACCCGTTCCAATGGCTCCTGCCGCACCCGTCGGAGCACCTCGCTACGATTCGCCAAACCTGCCGAACTACGCATGGCCAGGCTACGCAGCGTATCCAAACTACGCTGCACTGACGTACCCACAACAGTACAGCCCATCGGCTTTCCCATACATCGGACCTTTCTACCCCTACCCACAAGTTCCTTTGGGATGGCGTAAAGTCTCGCTCGAATGGGACGATGGTTGGTGGTTCTTGGACTTCACTGACAAGTAG
- a CDS encoding RNA polymerase sigma factor, translated as MDEASSNRNERTAANLAPTDEGALIEAALSGDASAFEGLVIRHQDRLHHAMIHVTGSVHDAEEVTQEAFIRAFVKLDTFQQNSQFFTWLYRVAFNIALSRKRRQKVRLSLDQQREEIGEEVVCGGEAVDANMIRQDDVSLVQLALRQLSDEHRSILVLREMNESSYEEMAEILELSIGTVRSRLNRARKQLRLAIEQLREPESESSGEPSS; from the coding sequence GTGGACGAAGCCAGCTCGAACCGAAACGAACGCACCGCGGCGAATCTCGCGCCGACTGACGAAGGGGCGTTGATCGAAGCGGCGCTGTCAGGTGACGCGTCCGCCTTTGAAGGCTTGGTGATCCGTCACCAAGACCGGCTGCATCACGCCATGATTCACGTCACCGGTTCGGTCCATGATGCCGAAGAAGTGACTCAAGAGGCCTTCATTCGGGCATTCGTTAAACTGGACACGTTCCAGCAAAATAGCCAGTTCTTCACTTGGTTGTATCGAGTCGCGTTCAACATCGCTTTGTCGCGAAAGCGCCGCCAGAAGGTTCGCCTCTCGCTGGACCAGCAGCGCGAGGAAATCGGCGAAGAAGTCGTTTGTGGCGGCGAGGCCGTCGATGCGAACATGATTCGCCAGGATGACGTTTCGTTGGTGCAATTGGCTCTGCGGCAACTCAGCGATGAGCACCGCAGCATTCTTGTCTTGCGAGAGATGAACGAATCTTCCTATGAGGAAATGGCTGAGATTTTGGAACTGTCCATCGGTACCGTTCGCAGCCGATTGAATCGGGCTCGCAAGCAATTGCGATTGGCGATCGAACAGTTGCGAGAACCTGAGTCAGAATCCTCGGGCGAACCGAGCTCCTGA
- a CDS encoding A24 family peptidase yields MCGHAKGHAILSRRRSPYRILAVCLLIGYLLASAAYVWLSALWISGAHPHFRVVDLLMPRANDVVIFTFFLVVGASVGSFLNVVVWRLPQRLNVNGHSFCPRCRNRLRARDNVPIFGWLWLSGRCRDCRLPISSRYPIVETLVGITFALVGATELTRWSLPYFGDSVRPNWMWTPIVDADLLTLILYHVVALATAWAMGLIRFDGKALPSRLTLFAAVTLIGGMFAFPQAMVVPWQLVGESMPAGIGTWPPSGWMTTGAEWSVTLVQIGLRLLTSLVAAGFFARVLAKSFCPSADMKMDPLGSSTKRLIDLMILIAVPAIVVGWQAVMGVILLAAVFAKILGMCEFAQSRDSLGRFAVSLPVATSVQLLLWRGLVASQVWPSEQASQVGLIVSFFGVLTIPLWLDENGESFPPMGDESGNGGVSDHFDEDVREAQASRKDPDALQQGDSFELN; encoded by the coding sequence GTGTGCGGACACGCCAAGGGCCATGCAATTTTGTCGCGACGACGCTCACCGTATCGAATTCTCGCCGTTTGCTTGCTGATCGGGTATCTGCTCGCATCGGCGGCTTATGTGTGGTTGTCTGCGCTGTGGATCTCGGGGGCACACCCGCATTTTCGCGTGGTCGATTTGTTGATGCCGCGAGCCAATGACGTGGTTATTTTTACGTTTTTCTTGGTGGTTGGGGCGAGCGTCGGCAGCTTTCTTAATGTGGTCGTTTGGCGATTGCCTCAACGTTTGAACGTGAACGGCCATTCGTTCTGTCCGAGGTGTCGCAATCGGCTTCGGGCTCGTGACAATGTGCCGATCTTTGGTTGGTTGTGGTTGAGCGGGCGATGCCGAGATTGCCGGCTTCCGATTTCGTCACGCTACCCGATCGTCGAAACGTTGGTCGGGATCACATTCGCTTTGGTTGGTGCGACTGAGTTGACGCGTTGGAGCTTGCCATATTTCGGTGATTCGGTGCGGCCGAATTGGATGTGGACACCGATTGTTGACGCTGATTTGTTGACGTTGATCCTGTATCACGTGGTGGCGTTGGCAACCGCTTGGGCGATGGGCCTGATACGCTTTGATGGAAAAGCGTTGCCCTCACGATTGACATTATTCGCGGCAGTGACGCTGATTGGCGGGATGTTTGCGTTTCCGCAAGCGATGGTCGTTCCGTGGCAACTCGTTGGTGAATCGATGCCGGCGGGCATTGGCACTTGGCCGCCGAGCGGGTGGATGACGACTGGTGCGGAATGGTCGGTGACTTTGGTTCAAATCGGATTGCGTTTGCTAACATCGCTCGTGGCGGCGGGCTTTTTCGCTCGTGTGTTGGCAAAAAGTTTTTGTCCATCGGCGGACATGAAAATGGATCCCCTTGGATCATCAACGAAGAGGTTGATTGATTTGATGATTCTGATCGCGGTGCCCGCGATCGTGGTGGGCTGGCAAGCGGTGATGGGCGTGATATTGCTCGCGGCGGTTTTCGCGAAGATTCTTGGTATGTGTGAATTCGCCCAATCACGAGATTCACTGGGACGTTTTGCTGTCAGTTTGCCGGTTGCCACGAGCGTGCAATTGTTGCTGTGGCGGGGTTTGGTGGCGTCTCAAGTGTGGCCCAGCGAGCAAGCATCTCAGGTTGGGTTGATTGTTTCGTTTTTCGGAGTTCTAACGATTCCGTTGTGGTTGGATGAAAACGGGGAATCGTTTCCTCCGATGGGCGATGAAAGTGGCAACGGCGGAGTCTCGGATCATTTCGATGAGGACGTTCGAGAGGCTCAGGCATCCAGGAAAGACCCAGATGCTTTGCAACAGGGCGACTCGTTTGAGTTAAACTGA